A genomic segment from Anaeromyxobacter sp. encodes:
- a CDS encoding response regulator transcription factor produces the protein MSKIRILIVDDHAILREGVRALLGAQPDLEVVGEASDGQAAIVEVERLDPDVVLMDIAMPGLGGIETTIELKKQGRRAKVLILSQYEDREYVRRLLKAGVSGYVLKKSAGAELAGAIRAVHRGGLVLDPEVARVAMSEAGPASAGGADPYESLTDREKQVLKLVAEAKSNKEVAEVLGISVKTAMSHREHVMEKLGVHNRTELVRFAIKRGVIRVDE, from the coding sequence GTGAGCAAGATCCGCATCCTCATCGTGGACGACCACGCCATCCTGCGCGAGGGCGTGCGCGCCCTGCTGGGCGCCCAGCCCGACCTGGAGGTGGTGGGCGAGGCCTCGGACGGCCAGGCCGCCATCGTGGAGGTGGAGCGGCTCGACCCCGACGTGGTCCTGATGGACATCGCCATGCCCGGGCTGGGCGGCATCGAGACCACCATCGAGCTGAAGAAGCAGGGGCGCCGGGCCAAGGTGCTCATCCTCTCGCAGTACGAGGACCGGGAGTACGTGCGGCGCCTCCTCAAGGCGGGCGTCTCCGGCTACGTGCTCAAGAAGAGCGCCGGCGCGGAGCTGGCCGGCGCCATCCGGGCGGTCCACCGCGGCGGGCTGGTGCTCGACCCCGAGGTGGCGCGGGTGGCCATGTCCGAGGCCGGGCCGGCCTCGGCCGGCGGGGCCGATCCCTACGAGTCGCTCACCGACCGCGAGAAGCAGGTGCTCAAGCTGGTGGCCGAGGCCAAGAGCAACAAGGAGGTGGCCGAGGTGCTGGGCATCAGCGTCAAGACCGCCATGAGCCACCGCGAGCACGTCATGGAGAAGCTGGGCGTGCACAACCGCACCGAGCTGGTGCGCTTCGCCATCAAGCGCGGCGTGATCCGGGTGGACGAGTAG
- a CDS encoding HAMP domain-containing protein: MAIGIFFPLALMGGVGWFWLRTLDDRLLSSRVAAVTAVAAHFDQELNGDLELLQRLASNVGPHLGQGQRGVEEKAVLEAFAHFRHREAIFLLDTARTVLAEAPAGRISAAPKATLPLVEEVLRTGLPRLSGLLVDARGALVHELVPVRDYSGAVVGVAGGTFDPGRRGFDRMMALLRRGQTGVAELVDAEGVVIASSEPRRTGRPAECAPLLAEMIREKRSGTTRSTECAQAPGAPRRGPELLTFTALTGASWGVVVRQSLDEALPTEGAIPWLAVAGILAGQLGLVGLFAWGAARSVTQPVAVLTAEAERIASGELAWPIPALGEDEVGRLGQALDRMRQGLKGLVESVEQSNERLEQRVRDRTSELKGANQQLRERELMRADLLRKVITAQEDERKRVARELHDETTQSLAVLLMRIERSQEAIRAGQDPGLEEVKVLATWVLDDVHRLILDLRPSVLDDLGLLSAIRWYAQRTLQERGVAVRFEFSELGRLPPELETALFRMCQETMSNIARHAQATQVLIEASLEAGRIHVTIEDDGKGFDQAEVASRPGRPHWGLLGIAERAELLGGKAHIDSSPGAGTRVDVQIPIPQVPQPQEAT; encoded by the coding sequence ATGGCCATCGGCATCTTCTTCCCGCTGGCGCTCATGGGCGGGGTGGGGTGGTTCTGGCTGCGCACCCTCGACGACCGGCTGCTCTCCAGCCGGGTGGCGGCGGTGACCGCGGTGGCGGCCCACTTCGACCAGGAGCTGAACGGCGACCTCGAGCTCCTGCAGCGGCTGGCGTCCAACGTGGGGCCGCACCTGGGGCAGGGGCAGCGCGGGGTGGAGGAGAAGGCGGTGCTGGAGGCCTTCGCCCACTTCCGTCACCGCGAGGCCATCTTCCTGCTCGACACCGCGCGCACCGTGCTGGCGGAGGCCCCGGCCGGCCGGATCTCGGCGGCGCCCAAGGCCACCCTGCCGCTGGTGGAGGAGGTGCTGCGCACCGGCCTGCCGCGCCTCTCCGGGCTGCTGGTGGACGCCCGCGGCGCCCTGGTCCACGAGCTGGTGCCGGTGCGCGACTACAGCGGCGCGGTGGTGGGGGTGGCCGGCGGCACCTTCGACCCCGGCCGCCGCGGCTTCGACCGCATGATGGCCTTGCTGCGGCGCGGCCAGACCGGCGTGGCCGAGCTGGTGGACGCCGAGGGGGTGGTCATCGCCTCCTCGGAGCCCCGCCGCACCGGCCGCCCGGCCGAGTGCGCCCCGCTGCTGGCCGAGATGATCCGCGAGAAGCGCAGCGGGACCACCCGCTCCACCGAGTGCGCCCAGGCCCCCGGCGCCCCCCGTCGCGGCCCGGAGCTCCTCACCTTCACGGCCTTGACCGGCGCGTCCTGGGGCGTGGTGGTGCGCCAGTCGCTCGACGAGGCCCTGCCCACCGAGGGCGCCATCCCCTGGCTGGCGGTGGCCGGCATCCTGGCGGGCCAGCTCGGGCTGGTCGGCCTCTTCGCCTGGGGCGCGGCCCGCAGCGTCACCCAGCCGGTGGCGGTGCTGACCGCCGAGGCCGAGCGCATCGCCTCCGGCGAGCTGGCCTGGCCCATCCCGGCGCTGGGCGAGGACGAGGTGGGGCGGCTCGGCCAGGCGCTCGACCGGATGCGCCAGGGGCTCAAGGGGCTGGTCGAGAGCGTGGAGCAGTCCAACGAGCGGCTGGAGCAGCGGGTCCGCGACCGGACCAGCGAGCTCAAGGGGGCCAACCAGCAGCTGCGCGAGCGCGAGCTGATGCGGGCCGACCTGCTGCGCAAGGTGATCACCGCCCAGGAGGACGAGCGCAAGCGGGTGGCCCGCGAGCTGCACGACGAGACCACCCAGTCGCTGGCGGTGCTGCTGATGCGCATCGAGCGCTCGCAGGAGGCCATCCGGGCCGGGCAGGACCCCGGGCTGGAGGAGGTCAAGGTGCTGGCCACCTGGGTGCTCGACGACGTGCACCGGCTCATCCTCGACCTGCGCCCCTCGGTGCTCGACGACCTGGGCCTGCTCTCGGCCATCCGCTGGTACGCCCAGCGCACCCTGCAGGAGCGCGGGGTGGCGGTGCGCTTCGAGTTCTCCGAGCTGGGCCGCCTGCCGCCCGAGCTGGAGACGGCCCTGTTCCGCATGTGCCAGGAGACCATGAGCAACATCGCCCGGCACGCCCAGGCCACCCAGGTGCTCATCGAGGCCAGCCTGGAGGCCGGCCGGATCCACGTGACCATCGAGGACGACGGCAAGGGCTTCGATCAGGCCGAGGTGGCCAGCCGCCCCGGGCGACCGCACTGGGGGCTGCTCGGCATCGCCGAGCGCGCCGAGCTGCTGGGCGGCAAGGCCCACATCGACTCCAGCCCGGGCGCCGGCACCCGGGTCGACGTCCAGATCCCCATCCCGCAGGTCCCGCAGCCCCAGGAGGCCACGTGA
- a CDS encoding CxxxxCH/CxxCH domain-containing protein, with translation MNVSSLSARDTARTGASATVRLARLGLAAALLLALPVLAQAQTFTVSQPGAVVGEVASTLTPGGPKVALNHFQVVSTGTSTVSSFSVTMPAGSAALLSSISIENSSACNQPTPYGTLLTPATDVAVVAVTGLSVTTTVTPLWVCIRPRAHTAMAVPPGGTVAVTGRISASTVAVGTVAASTDVAGLARTIDNTSPLAPVLGAVTVGDQRVNLTWTNPVADFYEVLVLQRSGTAVTDVPVEGVEYAPFTWTGSAYIPTLIGSSTVIYAGSATAFAATGLTNTTGVYHFRIFARDLAGNWSATGPVTGPHTPLASTVTTVGPGTESAASSRFPGGLIADLDAFTLVSGGTSDTLTAATVTLSPANAYSVVGTVAITSNDGSVTYGTVTNPTSNSVPFTFTTPALVATTTATQYRVRITPRLHSAMPGVPGAQYAVQGVVSSITCTKPTVLSDTNLSSVVTIDNASPGNGAWGTTSPGSTTATLNWTNPALDYANTVILRSAAPITDAPAEGSTPALNAPVGASFVAYTGTALTTTVTGLSNGTPYYFKHFARDAAGNYAPGVQVGPLIPGAGTTTIGSTAAGTLVPVISVVNPAPGARVAPGPTALFPDYRGFKVQVRVTSPSNATTPATPITAVVVRLNGANQAPPAVLSTKYGSTTLGGIWEHTLTLAAGTYTIDALATNGSGTVTSSPVSVTVQALGVKGDGNLLVRDNSASLCTDCHAIATHSSESVGSSYGSWSTSCRDCHTPHGTNNLYLVAPQITAAPRGASAATAPRSVAFSDTRALGTGDLTTARATASYVNTDASGPCQVCHTLTKYYRADGSSPSGPGHQTGTRCTSCHGHTAGMAINCTQCHGDALRVATPGLVTDPRLTAAPPRGSGGELATTTRAVGAHQAHLNAARWRTNPLGCVDCHPANNSHEGLPVEMAWSPLASGLTAAVPLTPSFDGTSCSSTWCHGAGLRAGASITPPVWTGGPTQANCGTCHGSPPPSPHPGAPAGCAVCHAGYETTGLTVAARNTHIDGRLQVPSLTSCTACHGTAGRPIAVGLVGTDPQIEVAPPISASGSTAPEAHMAHINLRSVPVGCIDCHPTMPFPGDPSHPDGTRVISLSSSALGNQGGAIATYSGYPGGTCASTYCHGGTFSAATKGSNTAPVWTDVLTCGSCHGAPPADPRHRSVAALTECIVCHDQTVTAAGGINVAASMHVDGSVQTNIQDYGCEGCHGTPNLVNGGNGVPWFESAPPADASGASATSAVSVGTHRVHVNGTRSRTVECLECHTGSEAFEPYSENPVSMWTHADGLVDLRFGPEALGFRAQQGGRTADYVRNSATSATCSSTYCHGTGAPSWTAVGTLGCTACHASPPALPHPASTACGTCHTGYTATTIPATASLTHVDGHPDTSSIGCTSCHGAIASNPGATSSTPLLAAPGVSPTAFDLSGTTPIVPTTVTYGAHAAHLNQATFTTAPIACASCHAVPLDGNILHGTDTGTGGARATVTWSQLATGTVPVQAPPVAELSAKGKGPVTAAAVGGSGGPATTDALWSFAAVPSYSRTGAVGCTATYCHGEFRNGQIGKTVVWATDITLNCNSCHGTVGAAMPATLPGGTHPTGNVNCGVCHTGYTGTTANLAVHINGSMDVTVVAGCASCHGTAGRVSVTGTFGPVNTANNLLAVPPNDTLSAATGVRVGPHISHAVPQTPAQQIYKPVLCSECHGVAVNSYTSGHGNSVTDLTFANATAANLGGIIPGFVQNTAPTADTCTTYCHGASFTVAQRGVTTTWSWNTGVAVACNSCHASPPTDPVHTSVPKPSAATVCVACHASVVNAGGTIVFTGTGAAATTLHIDGTRQTSTATCYSCHGTLAAGNAAPPVATNGNTLTTQPKVGAHQRHLVGVRLRGTAIACGECHTVPTLMNHATGSPNVAWGALSTNGGLVPTPAAGAVAAAWETTPTCTNYCHGQEWAANATYRGAVTAPSWTGTAAQAACNSCHLAPPTSAIHPVPYPTTTNCSSCHAGYNCVTSNLAACTVNLTTHLNGVPDSSGGTCSSCHGTAGRVSVTGTFGPVNTANNLLAVPPNDTAAAATGVRVGPHLSHAVPQTPAQQIYKPVLCSECHGLAVNSYTSGHTNSATDLTFANATAANLGGIIPGIVQNTAPTADTCTTYCHGASFTVAQQGVTTTWSWNTGVAVACNSCHASPPTDPVHTSVPKPSAATVCVACHASVVNAGGTIVFTGTGVAATTLHIDGTRQTSTATCYSCHGTLAAGNAAPPVATNGNTLTTQPKVGAHQKHLTGTALRSTRVVCGDCHTVPALMNHATGSPNVAWSALATTGGVIPTPAAGAVAAAWETTPTCTNYCHGAKWAANANYLGATPAPTWTGTAAMVACDDCHRAPPTSSAHVGVTSTKNCQDCHPGYNCTTGSMATCTVNAANHINGAYEPAVMTCSSCHGSVTNFAPPLATNGSTTGVKVGGHQAHLVGTTQRATAMACGDCHTVPTLQTHSNAVVGFTWNALATTGSLVPTPSAATGLGAATTPTLTTWEATPTCTNYCHGQKWAADAVYRGTITAPNWNSGVTQQACGTCHRVPRTTPTTRRPTPGPRTAAPATPATPAW, from the coding sequence ATGAACGTCTCCTCGCTGTCTGCCCGCGACACCGCCCGCACCGGGGCCTCCGCCACGGTCCGGCTCGCCAGGCTCGGCCTGGCCGCGGCGCTGCTGCTCGCCCTGCCGGTGCTGGCCCAGGCGCAGACCTTCACGGTCTCGCAGCCCGGCGCGGTGGTCGGTGAGGTGGCCAGCACGCTGACCCCGGGCGGCCCCAAGGTGGCGCTCAACCACTTCCAGGTGGTCTCCACCGGCACCAGCACGGTGAGCAGCTTCTCGGTGACCATGCCGGCCGGCTCGGCGGCGCTGCTCAGCAGCATCAGCATCGAGAACTCCTCGGCCTGCAACCAGCCCACCCCGTACGGCACCCTGCTGACCCCGGCCACCGACGTGGCCGTGGTGGCCGTGACCGGCCTCTCGGTGACCACCACCGTCACGCCGCTGTGGGTCTGTATCCGGCCCCGGGCCCACACCGCCATGGCGGTGCCGCCCGGCGGCACCGTCGCCGTGACCGGCCGCATCTCCGCCTCCACCGTGGCCGTCGGCACCGTGGCCGCCTCCACCGACGTGGCCGGCCTGGCCCGCACCATCGACAACACCTCGCCCCTGGCCCCGGTCCTCGGCGCCGTCACCGTCGGCGACCAGCGCGTCAACCTCACCTGGACCAACCCGGTCGCCGACTTCTACGAGGTGCTGGTCCTGCAGCGGTCCGGCACGGCCGTCACCGACGTGCCCGTGGAGGGCGTGGAGTACGCGCCCTTCACCTGGACCGGCTCGGCGTACATCCCCACCCTCATCGGCAGCTCCACCGTCATCTACGCCGGCAGCGCCACCGCCTTCGCGGCCACTGGCCTCACCAACACCACCGGCGTCTACCACTTCCGCATCTTCGCCCGGGACTTGGCTGGCAACTGGTCGGCCACCGGCCCCGTCACCGGCCCCCACACCCCGCTGGCCTCCACCGTCACCACGGTCGGCCCCGGCACCGAGTCGGCCGCCTCCTCCCGCTTCCCGGGCGGCCTCATCGCCGATCTCGACGCCTTCACCCTGGTCTCCGGCGGCACGTCCGACACCCTCACCGCCGCCACCGTGACCCTGAGCCCTGCCAACGCCTACAGCGTGGTCGGCACCGTCGCCATCACCAGCAACGACGGCTCCGTCACCTACGGCACGGTCACCAACCCGACCTCCAACTCGGTGCCCTTCACCTTCACCACGCCGGCCCTGGTGGCCACCACCACCGCCACCCAGTACCGCGTCCGCATCACCCCGCGGCTCCACTCCGCCATGCCGGGCGTGCCCGGCGCCCAGTACGCCGTCCAGGGCGTGGTCTCCTCGATCACCTGCACCAAGCCGACCGTGCTGAGCGACACCAACCTCTCCTCGGTGGTCACCATCGACAACGCCTCGCCCGGCAACGGCGCCTGGGGCACCACCAGCCCCGGCAGCACCACCGCCACGCTCAACTGGACCAACCCGGCCCTCGACTACGCCAACACCGTCATCCTGCGGAGCGCCGCCCCCATCACCGACGCGCCGGCCGAGGGCAGCACCCCGGCCCTGAACGCCCCCGTCGGCGCCAGCTTCGTGGCCTACACCGGCACCGCGCTCACCACCACCGTCACCGGCCTGAGCAACGGCACGCCTTACTACTTCAAGCACTTCGCCCGCGACGCCGCCGGCAACTACGCCCCCGGCGTGCAGGTCGGCCCGCTCATCCCGGGCGCCGGCACCACCACCATCGGCAGCACCGCGGCCGGCACGCTGGTGCCGGTGATCTCCGTCGTCAACCCGGCGCCCGGGGCGCGCGTCGCGCCCGGCCCCACCGCGCTCTTCCCCGACTACCGCGGCTTCAAGGTGCAGGTGCGGGTCACCAGCCCGTCCAACGCCACCACCCCGGCCACCCCCATCACCGCGGTGGTGGTGCGGCTGAACGGCGCCAACCAGGCGCCGCCCGCGGTCCTGAGCACCAAGTACGGCTCGACCACCCTGGGCGGCATCTGGGAGCACACCCTCACGCTGGCCGCCGGCACCTACACCATCGACGCCCTGGCCACCAACGGCTCCGGCACGGTCACCTCCAGCCCCGTCTCGGTGACGGTCCAGGCCCTGGGCGTCAAGGGCGACGGCAACCTGCTGGTGCGCGACAACTCGGCCAGCCTCTGCACCGACTGCCACGCCATCGCCACCCACTCGTCCGAGTCGGTGGGCAGCAGCTACGGCTCCTGGTCCACCTCCTGCCGCGACTGCCACACGCCGCACGGCACCAACAACCTCTACCTGGTGGCCCCGCAGATCACCGCCGCGCCCCGCGGCGCCAGCGCCGCCACGGCCCCGCGGTCGGTGGCCTTCTCCGACACCCGCGCCCTGGGCACCGGCGACCTCACCACGGCGCGCGCCACCGCCAGCTACGTCAACACCGACGCCTCCGGCCCTTGCCAGGTCTGCCACACCCTCACCAAGTACTACCGGGCCGACGGCTCGTCGCCCAGCGGCCCCGGGCACCAGACCGGCACCCGCTGCACCAGCTGCCACGGCCACACCGCCGGCATGGCCATCAACTGCACCCAGTGCCACGGCGACGCGCTGCGCGTGGCCACGCCGGGCCTGGTCACCGACCCGCGCCTCACCGCCGCCCCCCCGCGCGGCTCCGGCGGCGAGCTCGCCACCACCACCCGCGCCGTCGGCGCCCATCAGGCCCACCTGAACGCGGCCCGCTGGCGCACCAACCCGCTCGGCTGCGTCGACTGCCACCCGGCCAACAACAGCCACGAGGGCCTCCCGGTCGAGATGGCCTGGAGCCCGCTCGCCAGCGGCCTCACCGCCGCCGTGCCGCTCACCCCGAGCTTCGACGGCACCAGCTGCTCCTCCACCTGGTGCCACGGCGCCGGCCTGAGGGCGGGCGCCAGCATCACCCCGCCGGTCTGGACCGGCGGCCCGACCCAGGCCAACTGCGGCACCTGCCACGGCTCCCCGCCGCCGTCCCCGCACCCCGGCGCGCCCGCCGGCTGCGCCGTCTGCCACGCCGGCTACGAGACCACCGGCCTGACGGTGGCCGCCCGCAACACCCACATCGACGGCCGCCTCCAGGTGCCGTCGCTCACCTCCTGCACCGCCTGCCACGGCACCGCCGGCCGCCCCATCGCCGTAGGCCTGGTCGGCACCGACCCGCAGATCGAGGTGGCCCCGCCCATCAGCGCCTCCGGCTCCACCGCGCCCGAGGCCCACATGGCGCACATCAACCTGCGCAGCGTGCCGGTCGGCTGCATCGACTGCCACCCGACGATGCCGTTCCCCGGTGATCCGAGCCACCCGGACGGCACCCGCGTCATCTCGCTCTCCTCCAGCGCCCTCGGCAACCAGGGCGGCGCCATCGCCACCTACTCGGGCTACCCGGGCGGCACCTGCGCCAGCACCTACTGCCACGGCGGCACCTTCTCGGCCGCCACCAAGGGCAGCAACACCGCCCCGGTCTGGACCGACGTGCTGACCTGCGGCTCCTGCCACGGCGCCCCGCCGGCCGACCCGCGCCACCGCTCGGTGGCGGCCCTGACCGAGTGCATCGTGTGCCACGACCAGACGGTCACCGCGGCCGGCGGCATCAACGTGGCCGCCAGCATGCACGTGGACGGCTCGGTCCAGACCAACATCCAGGACTACGGCTGCGAGGGCTGCCACGGCACGCCCAACCTCGTGAACGGCGGGAACGGCGTCCCGTGGTTCGAGTCCGCTCCGCCTGCCGACGCCAGCGGCGCCTCGGCCACCAGCGCGGTGAGCGTCGGCACCCACCGGGTCCACGTCAACGGCACCCGCTCCCGCACCGTGGAGTGCCTGGAGTGCCACACCGGCTCCGAGGCCTTCGAGCCCTACAGCGAGAACCCGGTCTCCATGTGGACCCACGCCGACGGCCTGGTCGACCTGCGCTTCGGCCCCGAGGCCCTGGGCTTCCGCGCGCAGCAGGGCGGCCGGACCGCCGACTACGTGCGCAACAGCGCCACCAGCGCCACCTGCTCCTCCACCTACTGCCACGGCACCGGCGCGCCCTCCTGGACCGCGGTCGGCACGCTGGGCTGCACCGCCTGCCACGCCTCCCCGCCGGCCCTGCCGCACCCGGCCAGCACCGCCTGCGGCACCTGCCACACCGGCTACACCGCCACCACCATCCCGGCCACCGCCAGCCTGACCCACGTGGACGGTCACCCGGACACCTCGTCCATCGGCTGCACCTCCTGCCACGGCGCGATCGCCTCCAACCCGGGCGCCACCTCCAGCACGCCGCTCCTGGCCGCCCCGGGCGTCTCGCCCACCGCCTTCGACCTCTCCGGCACCACCCCCATCGTGCCGACCACCGTCACCTACGGCGCCCACGCCGCGCACCTCAACCAGGCCACCTTCACCACCGCCCCCATCGCCTGCGCCAGCTGCCACGCGGTGCCGCTGGACGGCAACATCCTGCACGGCACCGACACCGGCACCGGCGGCGCGCGCGCCACCGTCACCTGGAGCCAGCTGGCCACCGGCACCGTGCCGGTGCAGGCCCCGCCCGTGGCGGAGCTGAGCGCCAAGGGGAAGGGCCCCGTCACCGCGGCCGCCGTGGGCGGCTCGGGCGGCCCCGCCACCACCGACGCCCTCTGGTCCTTCGCCGCCGTGCCGAGCTACAGCCGCACCGGCGCCGTCGGCTGCACCGCCACCTACTGCCACGGTGAGTTCCGCAACGGCCAGATCGGCAAGACCGTGGTCTGGGCCACCGACATCACCCTGAACTGCAACTCCTGCCACGGCACCGTGGGCGCCGCCATGCCGGCCACGCTGCCCGGCGGCACCCACCCCACCGGCAACGTCAACTGCGGCGTCTGCCACACCGGCTACACCGGCACGACCGCGAACCTGGCGGTGCACATCAACGGCTCCATGGATGTGACCGTCGTCGCCGGCTGCGCGTCCTGCCACGGCACGGCTGGGCGGGTCTCGGTGACGGGGACCTTCGGCCCGGTGAACACGGCCAACAACCTGCTGGCGGTGCCGCCCAACGACACGCTGTCCGCCGCCACCGGCGTCCGCGTCGGCCCGCACATCTCGCACGCGGTGCCGCAGACGCCGGCCCAGCAGATCTACAAGCCGGTCCTCTGCTCGGAGTGCCACGGCGTCGCGGTGAACAGCTACACCAGCGGCCACGGCAACTCGGTGACCGACCTCACCTTCGCCAACGCCACCGCGGCCAACCTGGGCGGGATCATCCCGGGCTTCGTGCAGAACACGGCGCCCACGGCGGACACCTGCACCACCTACTGCCACGGCGCCTCGTTCACGGTGGCGCAGCGCGGCGTGACCACCACCTGGTCGTGGAACACCGGCGTGGCGGTGGCGTGCAACTCCTGCCACGCCTCGCCCCCGACCGACCCGGTCCACACCTCGGTGCCGAAGCCCTCGGCGGCCACGGTGTGCGTGGCCTGCCACGCCTCGGTGGTGAACGCGGGCGGCACCATCGTCTTCACCGGCACCGGCGCCGCGGCCACCACGCTGCACATCGACGGGACGCGGCAGACCAGCACCGCCACCTGCTACAGCTGCCACGGCACGCTGGCGGCCGGCAACGCGGCGCCGCCGGTGGCCACCAACGGCAACACGCTGACCACGCAGCCGAAGGTGGGCGCTCACCAGCGCCACCTGGTCGGCGTCCGACTGCGCGGCACGGCCATCGCCTGCGGCGAGTGCCACACGGTGCCGACGCTGATGAACCACGCCACCGGGTCGCCGAACGTGGCCTGGGGCGCGCTCAGCACCAACGGCGGCCTGGTGCCGACCCCTGCGGCCGGCGCAGTCGCCGCGGCCTGGGAGACGACGCCGACGTGCACCAACTACTGCCACGGGCAGGAGTGGGCGGCCAACGCGACCTACCGCGGTGCGGTGACGGCGCCGAGCTGGACGGGGACGGCTGCGCAGGCGGCCTGCAACTCCTGCCACCTGGCCCCGCCGACCTCGGCCATCCACCCGGTGCCGTACCCGACCACCACCAACTGCTCGAGCTGCCACGCCGGGTACAACTGCGTCACGTCGAACCTGGCGGCCTGCACGGTGAACCTGACCACCCACCTGAACGGGGTGCCTGACTCCAGCGGCGGGACGTGCTCGTCCTGCCACGGCACGGCTGGCCGGGTCTCGGTGACGGGCACCTTCGGCCCGGTGAACACGGCCAACAACCTGCTGGCGGTGCCGCCCAACGACACGGCGGCGGCGGCCACCGGGGTGAGGGTGGGTCCGCACCTCTCGCACGCGGTGCCGCAGACGCCGGCCCAGCAGATCTACAAGCCGGTGCTCTGCTCGGAGTGCCACGGCCTCGCGGTGAACAGCTACACCAGCGGCCACACCAACTCGGCCACCGATCTCACCTTCGCCAACGCCACCGCGGCCAACCTGGGCGGGATCATCCCGGGCATCGTGCAGAACACGGCGCCCACGGCGGACACCTGCACCACCTACTGCCACGGCGCCTCCTTCACGGTGGCGCAGCAGGGCGTGACGACCACCTGGTCGTGGAACACCGGCGTGGCGGTGGCGTGCAACTCCTGCCACGCCTCGCCCCCGACCGACCCGGTCCACACCTCGGTGCCGAAGCCCTCGGCGGCGACGGTCTGCGTGGCCTGCCACGCCTCGGTGGTGAACGCGGGCGGCACCATCGTCTTCACGGGCACGGGCGTCGCGGCCACCACGCTGCACATCGACGGGACGCGGCAGACCAGCACCGCCACCTGCTACAGCTGCCACGGCACGCTGGCGGCGGGGAACGCGGCGCCGCCGGTGGCGACCAACGGCAACACGCTGACGACGCAGCCCAAGGTGGGCGCGCACCAGAAGCACCTGACCGGGACGGCCCTGCGCAGCACGCGGGTCGTCTGCGGCGACTGCCACACGGTGCCGGCGCTGATGAACCACGCCACCGGGTCGCCGAACGTGGCCTGGAGCGCGCTGGCCACCACCGGCGGCGTCATCCCGACGCCGGCTGCTGGCGCGGTGGCGGCGGCCTGGGAGACCACGCCGACCTGCACCAACTACTGCCACGGCGCCAAGTGGGCGGCCAACGCCAACTACCTGGGCGCCACGCCGGCGCCGACCTGGACCGGGACGGCTGCGATGGTGGCCTGTGACGACTGCCACCGGGCGCCGCCCACCAGCTCGGCGCACGTGGGGGTGACGTCCACCAAGAACTGCCAGGACTGCCACCCGGGCTACAACTGCACCACCGGGAGCATGGCGACCTGCACGGTGAACGCGGCCAACCACATCAACGGCGCCTACGAGCCGGCGGTGATGACCTGCTCGAGCTGCCACGGGTCGGTCACCAACTTCGCCCCGCCGCTGGCGACCAACGGCTCGACCACCGGCGTGAAGGTGGGCGGGCACCAGGCGCACCTGGTGGGCACCACGCAGCGCGCCACGGCCATGGCCTGCGGCGACTGCCACACCGTGCCGACCCTGCAGACCCACTCCAACGCGGTGGTGGGCTTCACCTGGAACGCGCTGGCCACCACCGGCTCGCTGGTCCCGACGCCGTCGGCGGCCACAGGCCTGGGCGCGGCGACCACGCCGACCCTGACCACCTGGGAGGCCACGCCGACCTGCACCAACTACTGCCACGGGCAGAAGTGGGCGGCCGACGCGGTCTACCGCGGCACCATCACGGCGCCGAACTGGAACAGCGGCGTGACGCAGCAGGCCTGCGGCACCTGCCACCGGGTGCCCCGAACAACACCAACCACACGGCGGCCAACGCCGGGACCCAGAACTGCAGCGCCTGCCACACCGGCTACGCCTGCCTGGTGA